A portion of the Flavobacterium magnum genome contains these proteins:
- a CDS encoding LptF/LptG family permease → MSIIDKYILKRYLVTFTVMLLMFIPIGIVIDVSEKVNRMLQNKVAFGAIAKYYLDFTIYFANLLFPIFLFLSVIWFTSKLANNTEIIAILSSGISFNRFLRPYIIGAGLVSVFSLLMGFYLVPSASEGFNNFRYRYLRGNGLNEMRQTSDVFRQVSDNEYIYVQNFNQVNGIAFKFSLSKFKDEKLLFKIDADRIKYNPMKKNFTMFQYRKRTVGALGDKLEKAEKKDTIFNFELEDLTPTVYVAETLSFGELNKFIDREKKRGSSNINTYLVVLYKKYSIPVSAFILTIIAVAVSSMKRRGGMGMNLAIGIALAFIYIFFDKIFGVLAEKSSMPPLLAVWIPNVIFGILAIYLLRNAKR, encoded by the coding sequence ATGAGTATAATAGACAAGTACATCCTCAAACGCTACCTTGTTACTTTTACGGTAATGCTGCTGATGTTTATCCCCATCGGGATTGTAATCGATGTCTCGGAAAAGGTCAACCGGATGCTGCAGAATAAAGTGGCTTTCGGTGCCATTGCAAAATATTACCTGGATTTTACGATCTATTTTGCCAATTTGCTTTTCCCGATTTTCCTGTTCCTGTCCGTAATTTGGTTCACTTCAAAACTGGCAAACAATACCGAAATCATCGCGATTTTAAGTTCCGGGATTTCCTTCAACCGGTTTTTGAGGCCGTACATCATCGGGGCGGGGCTGGTGTCGGTATTTTCCCTGCTGATGGGTTTTTATCTCGTGCCATCGGCCAGTGAGGGATTCAACAACTTCAGGTACCGGTATTTGCGGGGCAACGGCCTCAATGAAATGAGGCAGACCAGCGATGTGTTCCGTCAGGTCAGTGACAACGAATACATTTACGTGCAGAACTTCAACCAGGTAAACGGCATCGCGTTTAAATTTTCGCTGTCAAAATTTAAGGATGAAAAACTCTTGTTCAAGATTGACGCGGATAGGATCAAATACAACCCGATGAAAAAAAATTTTACGATGTTCCAATATCGTAAACGAACCGTAGGGGCGCTGGGTGACAAACTCGAGAAGGCGGAAAAGAAGGATACCATATTCAATTTCGAGCTCGAGGACCTGACACCTACTGTGTACGTCGCGGAAACACTGAGTTTCGGGGAGCTCAACAAATTTATAGACCGGGAGAAGAAGCGTGGTTCTTCAAACATCAATACTTATCTTGTGGTGTTGTATAAAAAATACAGCATCCCGGTTTCTGCATTCATCCTGACGATTATTGCCGTGGCAGTGTCTTCGATGAAGCGCCGTGGCGGTATGGGAATGAACCTTGCCATCGGTATTGCGCTGGCGTTCATTTACATCTTTTTCGATAAGATTTTCGGTGTACTGGCAGAAAAATCTAGTATGCCGCCGTTGCTCGCCGTTTGGATCCCGAATGTCATCTTCGGTATACTGGCCATTTACCTGCTCCGCAATGCCAAGCGCTAA
- a CDS encoding DMT family transporter: MPSAKLKAYLNLHLIVFIWGFTAVLGALISVKDASLVWYRMLSAGVFLLIYLLFTGRKILLPLRSAAKLVFVGLLIAIHWVFFFRAINISNVSITLAMFSAGAFLASVLEPIFYKRKMLWYEVVFGLIIIAGLFTIMNVEVHYINGALCALFSVFMGVVFTLFNGKLIQKYDPAVITLYEFFAGAFFVTLYLLYQGTFSADFFKVSLNDWILILILSSVCTAYAFTASVNVMKKLTPYTVMLTTNLEPVYGILLAYFIIGQGERMSLSFYLGASVIIVTVILNGVIKSRSSKSV, from the coding sequence ATGCCAAGCGCTAAACTTAAAGCGTATCTGAACCTGCACCTGATTGTCTTCATTTGGGGATTTACCGCTGTGCTCGGTGCCCTCATTTCGGTGAAGGATGCTTCGCTGGTGTGGTACCGCATGCTCAGTGCCGGTGTTTTCCTCTTGATTTATTTACTTTTTACCGGCAGAAAAATCCTGCTTCCGTTGAGGTCCGCCGCAAAATTGGTTTTTGTAGGCCTGCTCATTGCAATACATTGGGTATTTTTTTTCCGTGCGATAAACATTTCAAATGTGTCGATCACACTGGCGATGTTCTCAGCGGGTGCCTTCCTGGCGTCGGTGCTCGAACCGATATTCTACAAGCGTAAAATGCTTTGGTATGAAGTGGTTTTCGGGCTGATCATCATCGCAGGACTGTTCACGATCATGAACGTCGAGGTACATTACATAAACGGGGCGTTGTGCGCGCTATTTTCGGTGTTTATGGGGGTGGTATTTACGCTTTTCAACGGCAAACTGATACAGAAATATGATCCGGCAGTGATCACTTTGTACGAGTTTTTTGCGGGGGCATTTTTTGTCACCCTGTACCTGCTGTATCAGGGCACGTTCAGCGCCGACTTTTTTAAAGTCTCCCTAAACGACTGGATCCTGATCCTGATCCTGTCATCGGTATGTACAGCGTATGCGTTCACAGCGTCGGTGAATGTGATGAAGAAACTCACGCCCTACACGGTAATGCTTACCACGAACCTTGAACCGGTTTACGGTATCCTGCTTGCGTATTTCATAATAGGGCAGGGGGAACGCATGAGTTTGTCTTTCTACTTGGGCGCGTCGGTGATCATCGTCACGGTTATTCTAAATGGCGTAATCAAAAGCCGCAGCAGCAAGTCCGTTTGA
- a CDS encoding acetyl-CoA carboxylase carboxyltransferase subunit alpha produces the protein MEYLDFELPIKELEEQLDKCQVIGQESDIDVTNTCKQIEKKLEETKKKIYKNLTAWQRVQLSRHPNRPYTMDHVHALCGDSWLELFGDRNFKDDKAMIGGLGKIGGQSFMIVGQQKGYNTKTRQYRNFGMANPEGYRKALRLMKMAEKFGIPVVTFIDTPGAYPGLEAEERGQGEAIARNIFEMIRLKTPIIAVIVGEGASGGALGIGVGDRVLMMENTWYSVISPESCSSILWKSWDYKEQAAEALKLTSTDMKKQNLVDEVIPEPLGGAHYDRMTASQTVGEYIIKAFNELKDLSTSDLVEKRMDKYSKMGEYKE, from the coding sequence ATGGAATATTTAGATTTTGAGCTTCCTATCAAAGAACTGGAAGAGCAATTGGATAAGTGCCAGGTCATCGGGCAGGAATCAGACATCGATGTGACCAACACCTGTAAACAGATTGAGAAAAAACTGGAAGAAACCAAGAAAAAGATATACAAGAACCTGACTGCCTGGCAACGCGTCCAGCTTTCACGCCACCCGAACCGCCCTTACACCATGGACCACGTGCACGCTTTGTGCGGTGATTCGTGGCTCGAACTTTTCGGCGACCGTAATTTTAAGGACGATAAGGCGATGATCGGCGGGCTGGGCAAGATTGGCGGACAGTCGTTCATGATTGTCGGACAGCAGAAAGGATACAATACCAAGACGCGTCAGTACAGGAATTTCGGGATGGCCAATCCGGAAGGGTACCGAAAGGCGCTGAGGCTGATGAAGATGGCCGAGAAATTCGGCATTCCTGTGGTGACGTTCATCGATACGCCGGGTGCATATCCCGGACTGGAAGCCGAGGAGCGCGGACAGGGTGAAGCCATTGCGCGCAACATTTTTGAAATGATCCGATTGAAAACGCCCATTATCGCGGTCATCGTGGGTGAAGGGGCTTCAGGAGGCGCCCTGGGTATCGGGGTGGGGGACCGCGTCCTCATGATGGAGAATACATGGTATTCCGTGATTTCCCCGGAATCCTGTTCCTCAATCCTTTGGAAAAGCTGGGATTACAAGGAACAGGCGGCTGAAGCGCTGAAACTGACTTCCACCGATATGAAGAAGCAAAACCTCGTAGACGAGGTGATTCCGGAGCCATTGGGCGGCGCGCATTACGACCGGATGACGGCTTCGCAAACCGTCGGCGAGTACATCATCAAGGCATTTAATGAACTCAAGGATTTATCAACATCGGACCTTGTTGAAAAGAGGATGGATAAATACAGCAAGATGGGTGAATACAAAGAATAG
- the dnaB gene encoding replicative DNA helicase, with product MENLRNINPIRVDKTTLINLEKGKLPPQATDLEEAVLGAMMIDKKGVDEVIDILQPDAFYKDAHKHIFEAIVQLFTDTQPIDLLTVSAQLKKNAKLDLAGGDFYLIQLTQKISSSAHIEFHSRIILQKFIQRSLIKISSEIIEESYDETTDVFDLLDKAESRLYEVTQGNIKRSSETAQSLVIQAKKRIEEIAGKEGLSGIATGFEKLDKVTSGWQPSDLIIIAARPGMGKTAFVLSMARNMAIDFNQPVALFSLEMSSVQLITRLISSETGLSSEKLRTGKLEKHEWEQLTTKVKNLEKAPLYIDDTPSLSIFDLRAKARRLSSQHGIKMIIVDYLQLMTAGGNGKGGGNREQEISTISRNLKALAKELNVPVIALSQLSRAVETRGSSKRPLLSDLRESGAIEQDADIVSFIYRPEYYKIDEWDDDEHSPTEGQAEFIIAKHRNGSLENIRLKFIGNLGKFDNLEDYGGGYDDLPSKMNHDDNPFTTKHLPSPNEAFGSSANHDDDSDVPF from the coding sequence ATGGAAAATCTCAGAAATATAAATCCGATACGGGTTGACAAAACCACCCTGATCAACCTCGAAAAGGGCAAACTCCCGCCACAGGCCACCGATCTGGAGGAAGCCGTACTTGGCGCGATGATGATCGACAAGAAAGGTGTAGATGAGGTAATCGATATCCTGCAGCCTGACGCGTTCTACAAAGACGCGCACAAACATATTTTTGAAGCCATCGTGCAGCTTTTTACCGATACACAGCCTATTGACTTGCTGACCGTTTCGGCGCAGTTGAAGAAAAACGCAAAGCTTGACCTTGCCGGTGGTGATTTTTACCTGATCCAGCTCACGCAGAAAATTTCCTCCTCGGCACACATTGAATTCCACTCCAGGATCATCCTGCAAAAATTCATCCAGCGCAGCTTGATCAAGATTTCCTCTGAAATCATCGAAGAGTCTTACGACGAAACCACAGACGTCTTCGATTTGCTCGACAAAGCGGAATCGCGGCTTTACGAAGTCACTCAGGGCAACATCAAGCGGAGTTCGGAGACAGCGCAAAGCCTCGTGATCCAGGCCAAGAAAAGGATTGAGGAGATTGCCGGAAAAGAGGGGCTTAGCGGTATTGCAACCGGTTTTGAAAAACTGGATAAGGTTACCTCGGGCTGGCAACCCAGCGATTTGATTATCATTGCGGCCAGGCCGGGTATGGGTAAAACGGCCTTCGTCTTGTCGATGGCGCGCAATATGGCCATCGATTTCAACCAACCGGTGGCATTGTTTTCGCTCGAGATGTCGTCAGTGCAGTTGATTACGCGTCTGATATCGTCTGAAACCGGCTTATCGTCAGAGAAACTCCGTACCGGAAAACTTGAAAAGCATGAATGGGAGCAGTTGACCACCAAAGTAAAAAACCTCGAAAAAGCACCGCTATACATTGATGACACACCATCGCTTTCGATTTTCGACTTGCGCGCCAAGGCCCGAAGGCTGTCGTCGCAGCATGGCATCAAGATGATTATTGTGGACTACCTGCAGCTGATGACGGCGGGAGGCAACGGCAAAGGCGGCGGAAACCGCGAGCAGGAGATTTCTACGATCTCGCGTAATCTCAAGGCATTGGCGAAAGAACTCAATGTGCCCGTGATCGCGCTGTCACAACTTTCCCGTGCGGTTGAGACCCGCGGTTCGAGCAAGCGTCCGCTGTTGTCGGATTTGAGGGAATCGGGAGCGATTGAACAGGATGCCGATATTGTGTCTTTTATCTACCGTCCCGAATATTACAAGATTGACGAATGGGATGACGATGAGCACAGTCCGACGGAAGGCCAGGCCGAATTCATCATCGCCAAGCACCGTAACGGAAGCCTGGAGAACATACGCCTGAAGTTTATCGGCAATCTCGGTAAATTTGACAATCTGGAAGATTATGGAGGCGGCTATGACGATTTGCCTTCAAAAATGAACCACGACGACAACCCGTTTACCACGAAACATCTGCCGTCACCGAATGAAGCTTTTGGAAGCAGCGCGAACCATGATGACGACAGCGATGTGCCGTTTTAA